In the Bos indicus x Bos taurus breed Angus x Brahman F1 hybrid chromosome 20, Bos_hybrid_MaternalHap_v2.0, whole genome shotgun sequence genome, one interval contains:
- the NEURL1B gene encoding E3 ubiquitin-protein ligase NEURL1B isoform X1 has product MGNTVHRTLPESSPPARLLATRPCCGPGPERRPVLGEAPRFHAQAKGKNVRLDGHSRRATRRNSFCNGVTFTQRPIRLYEQVRLRLVAVRPGWSGALRFGFTAHDPSLMSAQDIPKYACPDLVTRPGYWAKALPENLALRDTVLAYWADRHGRVFYSVNDGEPVLFHCGVAVGGPLWALIDVYGITDEVQLLESGFADTLTPARLGQARFSACLPPSSHDAANFDNNELENNQVVAKLGHLALGRAPGPAPADHAAAAIPCGPRERQRPSSSPALLEADLRFHATRGPDVSLSLDRKVACAPRPDGGRTLVFSERPLRPGESLFVEVGRPGLAAPGALAFGITSCDPGGLRPAELPADPDALIDRKEYWVVARAGPVPSGGDALSFTLRPGGDVLLGVNGRPRGRLLCVDTTQALWAFFAVRGGAAGQLRLLGTLQSSPATTSPSGSLSGSQDDSDSDMAFSVNQSSSASESSLVTAPSSPLSPPVSPVSSPPELVGSKSSECTVCFDGEVDTVIYTCGHMCLCHGCGLRLKRQARACCPICRRPIKDVIKTYRP; this is encoded by the exons AGTCCAGCCCGCCGGCGCGCCTCCTGGCCACCCGGCCTTGCTGCGGCCCCGGCCCGGAGCGGCGCCCGGTGCTGGGCGAAGCGCCGCGTTTCCACGCGCAGGCCAAGGGCAAGAACGTGCGGCTAGACGGCCACTCGCGCCGAGCCACGCGGCGCAACAGCTTCTGCAACGGGGTCACGTTCACGCAGCGGCCCATCCGGCTGTACGAGCAGGTGCGGCTGCGCCTGGTGGCCGTGCGCCCGGGCTGGAGCGGGGCGCTGCGCTTTGGCTTCACGGCACACGACCCGTCGCTCATGAGTGCCCAGGACATCCCCAAGTACGCCTGTCCCGACCTGGTCACGCGGCCTGGCTACTGGGCCAAGGCGCTGCCAGAGAACCTGGCGCTGCGCGACACGGTGCTGGCCTACTGGGCGGACCGCCACGGCCGCGTCTTCTACAGCGTCAACGACGGCGAGCCCGTGCTCTTCCACTGCGGCGTGGCGGTGGGCGGCCCGCTCTGGGCGCTCATCGACGTCTACGGCATCACCGATGAGGTGCAGCTCCTCG AAAGCGGGTTCGCCGACACGCTGACGCCCGCGCGCCTCGGCCAGGCCCGCTTCAGCGCCTGCCTGCCGCCCAGCAGCCACGACGCGGCCAACTTCGACAACAACGAGCTCGAGAACAACCAGGTGGTGGCCAAGCTGGGCCACCTGGCGCTGGGCCGCGCCCCAGGCCCGGCCCCCGCCGACCACGCGGCCGCAGCCATCCCGTGCGGGCCCCGCGAGCGCCAGCGGCCCTCGTCGTCGCCGGCGCTGCTCGAGGCCGACCTGCGCTTCCACGCGACGCGCGGGCCCGACGTGAGCCTGTCGCTCGACCGCAAGGTGGCCTGCGCGCCGCGCCCCGACGGCGGCCGCACCCTCGTCTTCTCCGAGCGCCCACTGCGGCCCGGGGAGAGCCTCTTCGTGGAAGTGGGCCGCCCGGGGCTGGCGGCGCCCGGCGCGCTGGCCTTCGGCATCACGTCGTGCGACCCGGGAGGGCTCCGGCCTGCCGAGCTGCCCGCAGACCCCGACGCGCTCATCGACCGCAAGGAGTACTGGGTGGTGGCGCGCGCCGGACCCGTGCCGAGCGGCGGGGACGCGCTCAGCTTCACGCTACGGCCCGGCGGCGACGTGCTCCTGGGCGTCAACGGGCGCCCGCGCGGCCGCCTGCTGTGCGTCGACACCACGCAGGCGCTCTGGGCTTTCTTCGCCGTGCGCGGCGGCGCCGCCGGCCAGCTGCGCCTCCTCG GAACCCTGCAGTCCAGCCCTGCGACCACATCCCCATCAGGGTCCCTCAGCGGCTCCCAGGACGACAGCGACTCCGACATGGCCTTCAGTGTCAACCAGTCCTCCTCGGCATCTGAGTCATCCCTGG TGACGGCACCCAGCTCCCCGCTGAGCCCACCAGTGTCGCCCGTGTCCTCCCCGCCGGAGCTGGTGGGCAGCAAGAGCAGCGAGTGCACCGTGTGCTTCGACGGCGAGGTGGACACGGTCATCTACACATGCGGACACATGTGTCTGTGCCACGGCTGTGGCCTGCGGCTCAAGAGGCAGGCCCGGGCCTGCTGCCCCATCTGCCGGCGGCCCATCAAGGACGTCATTAAGACCTACAGGCCGTAG
- the NEURL1B gene encoding E3 ubiquitin-protein ligase NEURL1B isoform X2 yields MGNTVHRTLPESSPPARLLATRPCCGPGPERRPVLGEAPRFHAQAKGKNVRLDGHSRRATRRNSFCNGVTFTQRPIRLYEQVRLRLVAVRPGWSGALRFGFTAHDPSLMSAQDIPKYACPDLVTRPGYWAKALPENLALRDTVLAYWADRHGRVFYSVNDGEPVLFHCGVAVGGPLWALIDVYGITDEVQLLGTLQSSPATTSPSGSLSGSQDDSDSDMAFSVNQSSSASESSLVTAPSSPLSPPVSPVSSPPELVGSKSSECTVCFDGEVDTVIYTCGHMCLCHGCGLRLKRQARACCPICRRPIKDVIKTYRP; encoded by the exons AGTCCAGCCCGCCGGCGCGCCTCCTGGCCACCCGGCCTTGCTGCGGCCCCGGCCCGGAGCGGCGCCCGGTGCTGGGCGAAGCGCCGCGTTTCCACGCGCAGGCCAAGGGCAAGAACGTGCGGCTAGACGGCCACTCGCGCCGAGCCACGCGGCGCAACAGCTTCTGCAACGGGGTCACGTTCACGCAGCGGCCCATCCGGCTGTACGAGCAGGTGCGGCTGCGCCTGGTGGCCGTGCGCCCGGGCTGGAGCGGGGCGCTGCGCTTTGGCTTCACGGCACACGACCCGTCGCTCATGAGTGCCCAGGACATCCCCAAGTACGCCTGTCCCGACCTGGTCACGCGGCCTGGCTACTGGGCCAAGGCGCTGCCAGAGAACCTGGCGCTGCGCGACACGGTGCTGGCCTACTGGGCGGACCGCCACGGCCGCGTCTTCTACAGCGTCAACGACGGCGAGCCCGTGCTCTTCCACTGCGGCGTGGCGGTGGGCGGCCCGCTCTGGGCGCTCATCGACGTCTACGGCATCACCGATGAGGTGCAGCTCCTCG GAACCCTGCAGTCCAGCCCTGCGACCACATCCCCATCAGGGTCCCTCAGCGGCTCCCAGGACGACAGCGACTCCGACATGGCCTTCAGTGTCAACCAGTCCTCCTCGGCATCTGAGTCATCCCTGG TGACGGCACCCAGCTCCCCGCTGAGCCCACCAGTGTCGCCCGTGTCCTCCCCGCCGGAGCTGGTGGGCAGCAAGAGCAGCGAGTGCACCGTGTGCTTCGACGGCGAGGTGGACACGGTCATCTACACATGCGGACACATGTGTCTGTGCCACGGCTGTGGCCTGCGGCTCAAGAGGCAGGCCCGGGCCTGCTGCCCCATCTGCCGGCGGCCCATCAAGGACGTCATTAAGACCTACAGGCCGTAG